The Chitinimonas sp. BJYL2 genome has a segment encoding these proteins:
- a CDS encoding ABC transporter substrate-binding protein encodes MSVSSTATPTKLWYTRCGAATASGLAIRQGWLQDAFSTPDTQLQSLRDSPELAIRNAHYHHGLSGLFREGGNIPPIWAKAGGADTVVLGITWLDEYQGVLVRADSDLHTVADLRGKRLAVPLHRGSLIDFQRGAAQHGYVHALAEAGLSVSDVTLVDIEAPAYDDEDGPRRARVPQARDHVLAALDAGEVDAVFIRFARGFRASRDPKYRQIINLNELGDPLKRVGNGVPRPITVDRAFLETHHDVVVRYLSVLLRTARWAALHRNEVADLLIPESGGATRDDVFASHGPGVYLSFTPQLTPDYLLGLETQKNFLRDWGYLARDFDIQDWIDPEPLAEARALVANERDVWPGNSNALQRAA; translated from the coding sequence ATGTCCGTCTCATCCACCGCTACACCGACCAAGCTCTGGTACACCCGCTGTGGCGCCGCCACGGCATCCGGGCTGGCTATCCGCCAGGGCTGGTTGCAAGACGCATTCAGCACGCCAGACACGCAGCTGCAATCGCTGCGCGATTCGCCCGAGCTGGCTATCCGCAACGCGCATTACCACCACGGCCTCAGTGGCTTGTTCCGTGAGGGCGGCAACATTCCGCCAATCTGGGCCAAGGCCGGTGGTGCCGATACGGTGGTGCTGGGCATTACCTGGCTCGATGAATACCAAGGCGTGCTGGTGCGTGCCGACAGCGATCTGCACACCGTGGCAGATCTGCGCGGCAAGCGTCTGGCCGTGCCCTTGCACCGCGGTTCCTTGATCGACTTCCAGCGCGGTGCTGCCCAGCACGGCTATGTGCATGCGCTGGCAGAGGCCGGCCTGAGCGTCAGCGATGTAACGCTGGTTGATATCGAAGCGCCCGCCTACGACGACGAGGACGGCCCGCGCCGTGCCCGTGTGCCGCAAGCGCGCGATCACGTGCTGGCTGCACTCGATGCCGGTGAGGTCGACGCCGTATTCATCCGCTTTGCCCGCGGTTTCCGCGCCTCGCGTGATCCCAAGTACCGCCAGATCATCAACCTCAACGAACTGGGCGACCCGCTCAAGCGTGTGGGCAATGGCGTCCCGCGCCCCATCACGGTAGATCGCGCCTTCCTGGAAACGCATCACGATGTGGTCGTGCGCTACCTGTCGGTTCTGCTGCGCACCGCGCGCTGGGCCGCGCTGCACCGTAATGAAGTTGCTGACCTGCTGATTCCCGAAAGCGGCGGTGCCACCCGCGATGACGTGTTCGCCTCGCACGGCCCCGGCGTCTACCTCTCGTTCACGCCGCAGCTCACACCCGATTACCTGCTGGGTCTGGAGACCCAGAAGAACTTCCTGCGCGATTGGGGCTACCTCGCCCGTGATTTCGACATCCAGGACTGGATCGACCCCGAGCCACTCGCTGAAGCCCGTGCACTGGTCGCCAATGAACGCGATGTCTGGCCCGGCAACTCGAACGCTTTGCAACGCGCCGCCTGA
- a CDS encoding extracellular solute-binding protein has translation MAYSSRSRWLAALAALTLPLSAWSAHAYAQFGQPKYPADFAHFDYVNPAAPKGGKLTLSVVSQNSSFDKFNPFTLKGRPAPGLTELLFETLTVLSLDEPNTQYGLLAEDIDVAPDFSAVTFRLRPQARFNNGDPVTAADVVYSFRTLTSKAASPRFKSYFAEIASVEARDVRTVHFTFKRPGRDLPFVAGSLPVFSPKWGRNADGSTTAFDALRLETPVASGPYLIDKAQSGADIRYRLNPDYWARELPVRRGFNNFGLVIYKLYKDRDTQVAGLRALDYDFMSETQMRYWCCQYIGKHFNNKTLIKEVLPHQNPPAMNGWVVNLRRERFRDPNVRLALNHALDFEWINDKIFASEFKRVTSYFTGTPLAATGLPGADELKLLEPHRAELPPEVFGPMFEQPSNRQPGDLRRNLTRALELFAKAGWHNRDGVLRNAKGEPFVIDISAGRTQSPFMEPIYLNLSKLGIQVRKVVADAATTRERTNRFDFDYLSVNLRESRLPASELWRVFNSKAADRNGSENLAGVKSAAVDDLLQKLQDANTPAEQQTAARALDRVLIHSHYFIPWRYLTHHYLMYHQRLKRPSVLPRYYGGTDWAVSTWWDSTATTPATPLRQAGRPQPATPRQPT, from the coding sequence ATGGCTTACTCCTCCCGCTCCCGCTGGCTGGCCGCCCTGGCCGCGCTGACACTTCCGCTCAGTGCTTGGTCGGCCCATGCCTATGCCCAGTTCGGCCAGCCCAAGTACCCGGCCGATTTTGCCCACTTTGACTACGTTAATCCCGCCGCACCCAAGGGCGGCAAGCTCACGCTGTCGGTGGTAAGCCAGAACAGCAGCTTCGACAAGTTCAATCCGTTCACGCTCAAGGGCCGGCCGGCACCGGGGCTGACCGAGTTGCTGTTCGAAACGCTCACGGTACTGAGCCTCGATGAGCCCAACACCCAGTACGGCTTGCTGGCCGAGGATATCGACGTCGCCCCCGATTTCAGTGCTGTCACCTTCCGCTTGCGGCCGCAGGCCCGCTTCAATAATGGCGATCCAGTCACCGCGGCCGATGTGGTGTATTCATTCCGCACCCTCACCAGCAAGGCCGCCAGCCCGCGCTTCAAGTCTTACTTTGCCGAGATCGCCAGCGTGGAGGCGCGCGATGTGCGCACCGTGCACTTCACCTTCAAACGCCCCGGCCGCGATCTGCCGTTTGTGGCCGGCAGCCTGCCGGTGTTTTCGCCCAAGTGGGGCCGTAATGCAGATGGCAGTACCACGGCATTTGACGCATTGCGCCTCGAAACCCCGGTGGCCAGCGGCCCGTACCTGATCGACAAAGCCCAGAGCGGTGCCGATATCCGCTACCGGTTGAATCCCGATTACTGGGCGCGCGAGCTGCCGGTGCGGCGCGGTTTCAACAACTTCGGGCTGGTGATCTACAAGCTCTACAAGGACCGTGACACCCAAGTGGCTGGCTTGCGGGCGCTGGATTACGACTTCATGAGCGAAACGCAGATGCGTTACTGGTGCTGCCAGTACATCGGCAAGCACTTCAACAACAAGACGCTGATCAAGGAAGTGCTGCCGCACCAGAACCCGCCGGCCATGAATGGCTGGGTCGTCAACCTGCGCCGCGAGCGCTTCCGCGACCCGAATGTGCGGCTGGCGCTGAACCATGCGCTGGATTTTGAGTGGATCAACGACAAGATCTTCGCCAGCGAATTCAAGCGCGTGACCAGCTATTTCACCGGCACACCGCTGGCCGCCACCGGCCTGCCCGGTGCCGATGAACTCAAGCTGCTGGAGCCCCACCGCGCCGAGCTACCGCCCGAGGTGTTCGGCCCCATGTTCGAGCAACCCAGCAACCGTCAGCCCGGCGATCTGCGCCGAAACCTTACGCGCGCGCTGGAACTGTTTGCCAAAGCCGGCTGGCATAACCGCGATGGCGTGCTGCGCAACGCCAAGGGCGAACCGTTCGTGATCGACATCTCGGCCGGGCGCACCCAAAGCCCGTTCATGGAGCCGATCTACCTCAACCTGAGCAAGCTCGGCATCCAGGTGCGCAAGGTGGTCGCCGACGCCGCCACCACGCGTGAGCGCACCAACCGTTTCGATTTTGATTACCTCAGCGTGAACCTGCGCGAATCGCGGCTGCCCGCCAGCGAACTATGGCGCGTGTTCAACAGCAAGGCAGCCGATCGCAACGGTTCGGAAAACCTCGCCGGGGTGAAGTCGGCCGCGGTGGATGACCTGCTGCAAAAGCTGCAAGACGCCAACACCCCGGCCGAGCAGCAAACCGCCGCACGCGCACTCGATCGGGTGCTGATTCACAGCCACTACTTCATTCCCTGGCGCTACCTCACCCATCACTACCTGATGTACCACCAGCGGCTCAAGCGCCCCTCCGTGCTGCCGCGCTACTACGGCGGCACCGATTGGGCGGTCAGCACCTGGTGGGATAGCACGGCGACCACGCCGGCCACGCCGCTGCGACAAGCCGGCCGGCCGCAGCCAGCGACACCACGCCAACCCACCTAG
- a CDS encoding microcin C ABC transporter permease YejB, with the protein MWIYLIKRLLILIPTLLGVLTLTFLITQFVPGGPVEQALAQIDGESARTGTDAAGSSGGWGYAGREGVDDKQVEQLRTAYGFDKPLHERYVQMLGSYLRFDLGESYFRNQKVIELIQEKLIVSVSLGVWTFLFTYLISVPLGVAKAVRAGTPFDLITSILILIGYAIPGFVLGVLLIVLFGGGSFWDVFPLRGLTSSDWDELSLAGKVGDYLWHVALPVTAAVVSSFAMKTLLTKNTFLEEIRRQYVLTARAKGLSERQVLWKHVFRNALLPLVTGFPATFIAAFFTGSLLIETLFSLDGLGLLSFESINTRDYPVVLGTLYLFTLIGLLTKLVGDIAYVLVDPRIKYEAHEV; encoded by the coding sequence ATGTGGATTTACCTCATCAAACGTCTGCTGATCCTGATCCCCACCTTGCTGGGGGTGCTGACGCTGACCTTCCTGATTACCCAGTTCGTTCCCGGTGGTCCAGTCGAGCAGGCGCTGGCGCAGATCGATGGCGAAAGCGCCCGCACCGGCACCGATGCCGCCGGCAGCAGTGGTGGCTGGGGCTACGCCGGTCGTGAAGGCGTGGACGACAAGCAGGTCGAGCAGCTACGCACGGCCTACGGCTTTGATAAGCCCTTGCACGAGCGCTATGTGCAGATGCTGGGCAGCTACCTGCGGTTCGATCTGGGCGAGAGCTACTTCCGCAACCAGAAGGTCATCGAGCTGATCCAGGAAAAGCTCATCGTGTCGGTCTCGCTAGGCGTCTGGACCTTTCTGTTCACCTATCTGATTTCGGTTCCGCTGGGCGTGGCCAAGGCCGTGCGCGCCGGCACGCCATTCGATCTGATCACCAGCATCCTGATCCTCATCGGCTACGCGATTCCGGGCTTTGTGCTGGGCGTATTGCTGATCGTGCTGTTCGGTGGCGGTTCGTTCTGGGATGTATTCCCGCTGCGTGGCCTCACATCGAGCGATTGGGATGAACTCTCGCTGGCAGGCAAGGTGGGCGATTACCTGTGGCACGTGGCGCTGCCGGTCACCGCCGCCGTGGTCAGCAGCTTTGCGATGAAGACCCTGCTGACCAAAAACACCTTCCTCGAAGAAATCCGCCGCCAGTACGTGCTCACCGCCCGCGCCAAAGGCCTGAGCGAGCGCCAGGTACTGTGGAAGCACGTGTTCCGCAATGCGCTGCTGCCGCTGGTAACGGGCTTCCCGGCTACCTTCATCGCCGCCTTCTTCACCGGCAGCCTGCTGATCGAGACCCTGTTCTCGCTCGATGGCCTGGGCTTGCTGTCGTTCGAGTCGATCAACACCCGTGATTACCCGGTGGTGCTCGGCACGCTGTACCTGTTCACCCTGATCGGGCTCCTGACCAAGCTGGTAGGCGATATCGCCTACGTGCTGGTGGACCCCCGCATCAAGTACGAAGCCCATGAGGTGTGA
- a CDS encoding ABC transporter ATP-binding protein, with translation MSAPESRLPFSQSEPLLSLRDLSIRFGRKLAVDGISLDIHPGERLALVGESGSGKTVTALSILRLLEHASLSGELRFGGRNLLDESDAAIRRLRGSEVAMIFQEPMTALNPLFTIGNQIIETLQLHEGLDARSARQKAIALLARTGVREPERRVDAYPHQLSGGQRQRAMIAMALACRPRLLIADEPTTALDLTVRARIVKLLLDLQAEEAQPGGSGMAILLISHDLNLVRHFAQRVAVMEHGKLVETADTATLFQNPQHPYTQKLINSLPQRQITPVADAAPVVLDTQGLRVTYAKATPGWRGVFRRERFVALDGADLTLRAGETIGIVGESGSGKSTLAQAVLGLIRTDAGELEFEGAPVTRLSRRQQLQLRARLQVVFQDPFGSLSPRQTVLQIIEEGLALHRPELDAAARRAAVVAVLAEVGLPASALGAYPHQFSGGQRQRIAIARAIVLKPRVIVLDEPTSALDVSIQNQVLQLLVRLQQKHGLSYVLITHDLTVVRAMAHRLYVLKDGHIVEHGDTEQLITEPQHPYTRQLVQASL, from the coding sequence ATGAGCGCGCCAGAATCACGCTTACCGTTTTCTCAAAGCGAACCGCTGCTGAGCCTGCGCGACTTGTCGATCCGCTTTGGCCGCAAGCTGGCGGTGGATGGCATCAGCCTCGATATCCACCCCGGCGAGCGCCTGGCACTGGTGGGCGAATCTGGTTCGGGCAAGACGGTCACCGCCTTGTCGATCCTGCGCCTGCTCGAACACGCCAGCCTCAGCGGCGAGCTGCGCTTTGGCGGCCGCAACCTGCTGGACGAGAGCGATGCTGCCATCCGTCGCCTGCGTGGCAGCGAAGTGGCGATGATCTTCCAGGAGCCGATGACGGCGCTGAACCCGCTGTTCACCATCGGCAACCAGATCATCGAAACGCTGCAACTGCATGAAGGGCTCGACGCCCGCAGTGCACGCCAGAAGGCCATCGCCCTGCTGGCCCGTACCGGCGTGCGCGAACCCGAGCGGCGGGTCGATGCCTATCCGCATCAGCTATCGGGCGGCCAGCGCCAGCGGGCGATGATTGCGATGGCACTCGCGTGCCGCCCACGCCTGCTGATCGCCGATGAGCCGACCACGGCGCTGGATCTGACCGTGCGGGCGCGCATCGTGAAGCTGCTGCTTGATCTGCAAGCCGAAGAAGCGCAGCCCGGCGGCAGCGGCATGGCCATCCTCTTGATCAGCCATGACCTGAATCTGGTCCGCCACTTCGCCCAGCGGGTGGCAGTGATGGAGCACGGCAAACTGGTGGAAACCGCCGATACCGCCACGCTGTTCCAGAATCCACAGCACCCGTATACGCAAAAGCTCATCAACAGCCTGCCGCAGCGCCAGATCACGCCAGTGGCCGATGCTGCACCGGTGGTGCTCGATACCCAAGGCTTGCGCGTGACCTATGCCAAGGCCACTCCGGGCTGGCGCGGCGTGTTCCGGCGTGAGCGCTTTGTGGCGCTCGACGGGGCAGATTTGACCCTGCGCGCTGGCGAGACCATCGGCATTGTCGGTGAATCAGGCTCGGGTAAATCCACCCTGGCGCAGGCCGTGCTGGGGCTGATCCGCACCGATGCCGGTGAGCTGGAATTTGAAGGCGCACCGGTCACCCGCCTGTCACGCCGCCAGCAGCTGCAGCTGCGCGCACGCCTGCAGGTGGTGTTCCAGGACCCGTTCGGTTCGCTATCACCGCGCCAGACCGTATTGCAGATCATCGAAGAAGGCCTGGCCCTGCATCGGCCCGAGCTCGATGCCGCCGCGCGCCGCGCCGCGGTGGTGGCAGTGCTGGCGGAAGTCGGTTTGCCGGCCTCAGCACTCGGTGCGTATCCACACCAGTTCTCGGGTGGCCAGCGCCAGCGCATTGCGATTGCCCGCGCCATCGTGCTCAAGCCCCGCGTGATCGTGCTGGATGAGCCGACCTCGGCGCTCGATGTGTCGATCCAGAACCAGGTGCTGCAACTCCTCGTCCGGCTACAGCAGAAACATGGCCTGAGCTACGTGCTGATCACGCACGACCTTACCGTGGTCCGGGCCATGGCGCATCGGCTCTATGTGCTCAAGGACGGTCATATCGTCGAACACGGCGATACCGAACAGCTGATCACCGAACCCCAGCACCCCTATACCCGCCAACTTGTACAGGCATCGTTGTAA
- a CDS encoding energy transducer TonB codes for MSALAASALDVSHSSRRALRRAPQVRQLTLVSSTPHPLAPAELIRLSVSRPAIRKHHWIAIGSVVLAVHALFAWRLSQSHPTDAPPKALKPVTVEFAKPVIEELPPPKPAEPPPPRAQKALPKAESVPANTPVVAIPVDDKLPVSDAPAAIVPPAPPPPAPVEKVTEPFGKAGYLNNPAPEYPEFAQSQGWEGKVVLRVRVLATGKVDALEIQQSSGRKLLDDAASKAIKGWTFAPAKRGQTPIDGWATVPIVFRL; via the coding sequence ATGTCTGCTCTCGCCGCCAGCGCGCTCGATGTATCCCATAGCAGCCGCCGTGCCTTGCGCCGCGCACCACAAGTTCGCCAACTCACACTAGTGAGCAGCACGCCGCACCCGCTCGCCCCCGCCGAACTGATTCGATTGAGCGTCTCCCGACCTGCGATCCGCAAACACCACTGGATTGCAATTGGCAGCGTGGTGCTCGCGGTGCACGCGCTGTTTGCCTGGCGGCTGAGCCAATCTCATCCGACTGATGCACCGCCCAAGGCACTCAAACCCGTCACCGTGGAGTTTGCCAAACCGGTCATCGAGGAATTGCCACCACCCAAGCCGGCCGAGCCGCCGCCACCTCGTGCTCAGAAAGCACTGCCCAAAGCCGAGTCAGTGCCGGCCAATACCCCGGTGGTCGCGATCCCGGTTGATGACAAGCTCCCGGTGAGTGATGCCCCTGCGGCTATCGTGCCGCCCGCTCCCCCACCACCAGCGCCAGTGGAGAAGGTGACAGAACCGTTCGGTAAAGCAGGCTATCTGAACAACCCGGCGCCGGAATATCCCGAGTTCGCCCAATCGCAAGGCTGGGAAGGCAAGGTGGTACTGCGCGTACGCGTGCTGGCCACAGGCAAGGTCGATGCGCTGGAGATTCAGCAATCAAGCGGTCGCAAACTGCTCGATGACGCCGCGAGCAAGGCGATCAAGGGTTGGACCTTTGCGCCGGCAAAGCGTGGCCAGACGCCGATTGATGGCTGGGCGACCGTGCCTATCGTGTTCCGTCTGTAA
- a CDS encoding NADPH-dependent FMN reductase, with protein sequence MSQTPRILVFSGSARRDSYNQGLSRQAAALLNQSGAQATWVNLGGLDIPLYHGDLETEHGLPLGVKTLRSLLFTHDALVIASPEYNGFPSPLLKNALDWASRRQGDEPPRAAFLGKSAYLLSATRGESGGGRGLRHLAQLLTNLKVQVLPDTFTLPRAESALDAEGNLLDPTRRAALHAGLLQLRDAVLAGAPLATAA encoded by the coding sequence ATGAGCCAGACCCCGCGCATTCTCGTTTTCAGTGGCAGTGCCCGCCGCGATTCCTACAACCAGGGATTGAGTCGCCAAGCGGCCGCCTTGCTAAATCAATCCGGTGCGCAGGCTACCTGGGTCAATCTGGGTGGCTTGGATATCCCGCTCTATCACGGGGATCTGGAAACCGAGCATGGCTTGCCACTAGGGGTAAAAACCCTGCGTAGTCTGTTGTTCACTCACGACGCGCTGGTGATTGCCTCGCCGGAGTACAACGGATTCCCTTCGCCCTTGCTCAAGAACGCGCTCGACTGGGCCTCCCGCCGTCAGGGCGATGAGCCGCCTCGCGCCGCTTTCCTCGGCAAGTCGGCCTATCTGCTCAGCGCCACCCGTGGCGAGTCCGGTGGCGGGCGTGGCCTGCGCCATCTGGCTCAGCTGCTCACCAATCTCAAGGTCCAGGTGTTGCCCGATACGTTTACCTTGCCGCGTGCCGAGTCTGCGCTGGATGCGGAGGGCAATCTGCTCGATCCCACCCGGCGCGCAGCCCTGCATGCCGGCTTGCTGCAACTGCGTGATGCAGTTCTGGCCGGTGCGCCCCTTGCTACAGCTGCTTGA
- a CDS encoding ABC transporter ATP-binding protein: MKNLWRTIQFIPEYRRRVIGVALVGTLVALIGTATPYLYKGIVDVIAHLLSGKVSHAEATWSITLLLGAFLLLRIGVVVFGALQNKQADDLWLDTVSTFRQRVFDNMTQKSIDYFEKTRVGEIMDRFGTITQITMWLSSLTESVLASILQMVFITVVLLVKAPIVGAIMLGVLLINFFVSYRTVGWTRPYRRGWQMLAGRMTGLLAEMVGNIATVRSFGGEAAVKQRYDDTQAEWLVTRGKLHQTEWRSEQGLNLLNTFGVFVAVVITARGALAGQFSTGDILLVLTLTQTLISSIQPIARQINQAGEIESSAERLVELLDVAPDVADRHGAVPLERLESIRFENVSFNYPGKDSPALQPLNFEVNAGQTLALVGSSGSGKSTIVKLLMRFYDPTAGRILINGRDLRDYQQRSVRAVMGVVLQDVALFNDSIGENIAFARPGAQRADVEAAARAAHADQFIQRMEAGYDTLVGERGIKLSGGEKQRVAIARAILKNPQLIVLDEATSALDSESEHLVQQGLAQLVEGRTAVVIAHRLSTVMHADLILVLQQGRVVERGRHDELRQQQGLYARLFALQSGEKLAA; this comes from the coding sequence ATGAAAAACCTCTGGCGCACCATCCAGTTCATTCCCGAATACCGCCGCCGTGTGATCGGCGTCGCCCTCGTCGGCACGCTCGTCGCGCTGATCGGCACCGCCACACCCTATCTCTACAAGGGCATCGTCGATGTGATTGCTCATCTGCTCTCGGGCAAGGTCAGCCATGCCGAGGCCACCTGGAGCATCACCCTGTTGCTCGGTGCTTTCCTGTTGCTGCGCATCGGCGTGGTGGTGTTCGGCGCCTTGCAGAACAAGCAAGCTGACGACCTGTGGCTCGACACGGTCAGCACCTTCCGCCAGCGCGTGTTCGACAACATGACGCAGAAGTCGATCGACTACTTCGAGAAGACCCGTGTCGGCGAAATCATGGATCGCTTCGGCACCATCACCCAGATCACCATGTGGCTCTCCTCACTCACCGAGAGCGTGCTCGCCAGCATCTTGCAGATGGTGTTCATCACCGTGGTCTTGCTGGTCAAAGCCCCCATCGTGGGCGCGATCATGCTGGGCGTGTTGCTGATCAATTTCTTCGTCTCCTACCGCACCGTGGGCTGGACGCGCCCGTATCGGCGCGGCTGGCAGATGCTGGCGGGCCGCATGACCGGCCTGCTGGCCGAGATGGTCGGCAACATCGCCACTGTGCGCAGCTTTGGTGGCGAAGCGGCGGTGAAGCAGCGCTACGACGACACCCAGGCCGAGTGGCTGGTCACGCGTGGCAAGCTGCACCAGACCGAATGGCGGTCCGAGCAAGGCTTGAACCTGCTCAATACCTTCGGGGTGTTTGTCGCCGTGGTCATTACCGCACGCGGTGCGTTAGCCGGCCAGTTCAGCACCGGCGATATCCTGCTGGTGCTCACGCTCACCCAAACCCTGATCAGCTCCATCCAGCCCATTGCCCGCCAGATCAACCAGGCCGGCGAGATTGAAAGCAGCGCCGAGCGTTTGGTGGAGCTGCTGGATGTCGCCCCCGATGTGGCAGACCGGCACGGTGCCGTGCCGCTGGAGCGGCTCGAAAGCATCCGTTTCGAGAACGTGAGCTTCAACTACCCCGGCAAGGATTCACCTGCGCTGCAACCACTCAACTTCGAGGTCAACGCCGGGCAGACGCTGGCGCTGGTGGGTAGCAGCGGCAGCGGCAAGAGCACCATCGTCAAACTGCTGATGCGCTTTTACGACCCCACCGCCGGCCGCATCCTGATCAACGGTCGCGACCTGCGCGATTACCAGCAGCGTAGCGTGCGCGCCGTGATGGGCGTGGTCTTGCAGGATGTGGCGCTGTTCAACGACAGCATCGGCGAAAACATTGCCTTTGCCCGCCCCGGTGCCCAGCGTGCCGATGTGGAAGCCGCCGCCCGCGCCGCACATGCCGACCAGTTCATCCAGCGCATGGAGGCGGGCTACGACACGCTGGTCGGCGAGCGCGGGATCAAATTATCGGGCGGCGAGAAGCAACGCGTCGCCATTGCCCGTGCCATCCTCAAGAACCCCCAACTGATCGTGCTCGACGAAGCCACCAGTGCGCTCGATTCAGAATCCGAACACCTGGTCCAGCAAGGCCTCGCACAACTGGTCGAAGGCCGCACCGCTGTGGTGATCGCCCACCGTCTGAGTACGGTAATGCACGCCGATCTGATCCTGGTGCTGCAACAGGGCAGGGTGGTGGAGCGCGGTCGGCATGACGAACTGCGCCAGCAGCAGGGGCTGTATGCGCGGCTATTTGCTTTGCAGAGTGGGGAGAAGTTGGCTGCGTAA
- a CDS encoding class II aldolase/adducin family protein — MSDALTEIDLISYVDEAKQDAIHAFDFLRETQTLSASWTFHVTHKIPGHDKLLHIRFPQPWERNRTPSFRITGFEDQPQNVLHEERLDADTLIHAHTNFLSAWSLAHKPFPILYVAAQRHLLAREIPNHLERKRSVLDVIRERLDNHPELAPPPALLESNGGANFWGRGILKTAQNILFIEEAARYQAIAEQLGGAKEYTEGALDLQWKRTGLLDIVKAKGYVG; from the coding sequence ATGTCTGACGCACTGACCGAGATTGACCTGATTTCCTATGTGGACGAAGCCAAGCAGGACGCCATCCACGCCTTCGACTTCCTGCGCGAAACGCAGACCCTGTCGGCCAGCTGGACCTTTCATGTCACCCACAAGATTCCGGGCCACGACAAGCTACTGCATATCCGATTCCCGCAGCCCTGGGAGCGCAACCGCACGCCGAGTTTCCGCATCACCGGTTTTGAAGACCAGCCACAGAACGTGCTGCACGAAGAGCGCCTCGATGCCGATACGCTGATCCACGCCCACACCAACTTTCTGTCGGCTTGGTCGCTGGCGCACAAGCCGTTTCCCATCTTGTACGTAGCCGCCCAGCGTCACCTGCTGGCGCGCGAGATTCCCAACCATCTCGAACGCAAGCGCAGCGTGCTCGATGTGATCCGCGAGCGTCTCGACAATCACCCCGAACTTGCCCCGCCACCGGCACTGCTGGAGAGCAATGGCGGTGCCAATTTCTGGGGCCGCGGCATTCTCAAGACGGCGCAGAACATCCTGTTCATTGAAGAGGCCGCCCGTTACCAGGCCATTGCCGAACAGCTCGGTGGTGCCAAGGAGTACACCGAGGGTGCGCTCGATCTGCAATGGAAGCGCACGGGCCTGCTCGATATCGTCAAGGCCAAGGGTTACGTAGGCTGA
- a CDS encoding ABC transporter permease, with protein MTTVTHPPVPPILPLSPQTGPETGQPADAARPEPAPAKAISPGRRIWLRFKRSRLGYWSLILFVALYVTSLAGELLSNDKPLVVRYEQQWFFPLLQDYPESVFGGQLPIAADYHDPFIREQLAKPGNFALYPPNGYYYDTLNYFSTAHHYPGPPSAENWLGTDIAGYDITARLLYGFRTSVTFALGLTLVGTLLGIAIGAVQGYFAGRVDLFAQRLIEVWGAMPELYLLIIFASIFEHSFLLLFGLLSLFGWIHLSDYVRAEFLRNRQLEYVKAARAMGLSHWQIIWRHILPNSLTPVITFLPFRMSAAIMALASLDFLGLGVTAPAPSLGHLLQQGKENLDAWWIAVSGFGVLVITLLLLTFMGEALRNALDHRLDHDDAEGRA; from the coding sequence ATGACAACCGTTACCCATCCCCCTGTCCCCCCGATATTGCCGCTATCCCCGCAGACCGGTCCGGAAACGGGGCAGCCCGCCGATGCAGCGCGTCCCGAACCGGCACCGGCCAAGGCCATATCGCCGGGCCGGCGCATCTGGCTACGTTTCAAGCGCAGCCGCTTGGGCTACTGGAGCCTGATCCTGTTCGTGGCCCTGTATGTCACCAGCCTGGCTGGCGAGCTGCTCAGCAACGACAAACCGTTGGTGGTGCGCTACGAGCAGCAATGGTTCTTCCCGCTCTTGCAGGACTACCCGGAATCCGTGTTCGGCGGACAGTTGCCGATCGCGGCCGATTACCACGATCCGTTCATCCGCGAGCAGCTGGCCAAACCGGGCAACTTTGCGCTGTATCCGCCCAATGGCTACTACTACGACACGCTCAACTACTTCTCGACTGCCCACCATTACCCCGGCCCGCCCAGTGCCGAGAACTGGCTGGGTACCGATATCGCGGGCTACGACATCACCGCGCGCTTGCTGTATGGCTTTCGCACTTCCGTCACCTTTGCACTAGGGCTGACGCTGGTCGGCACCCTGTTGGGCATCGCCATCGGTGCCGTGCAGGGCTACTTCGCCGGTCGTGTCGATCTGTTCGCGCAGCGGCTGATCGAAGTCTGGGGCGCGATGCCCGAGCTGTACCTGCTGATCATCTTTGCCTCGATCTTCGAGCACAGCTTCCTGCTGCTGTTCGGTCTGCTGTCGCTGTTCGGCTGGATACACCTTTCCGACTACGTGCGCGCCGAGTTCCTGCGCAACCGCCAGCTCGAATATGTGAAGGCCGCGCGCGCCATGGGCTTGTCGCACTGGCAGATCATCTGGCGGCACATCCTGCCCAACAGCCTCACCCCGGTGATCACCTTCCTGCCGTTCCGCATGAGCGCCGCCATCATGGCTTTGGCGAGCCTGGACTTTCTGGGTTTGGGCGTCACCGCGCCGGCACCGAGCCTTGGCCACTTGCTGCAACAGGGCAAAGAAAACCTCGATGCCTGGTGGATTGCCGTCTCGGGCTTTGGCGTGCTGGTCATCACGCTGCTGCTGCTGACCTTCATGGGCGAAGCGCTGCGCAACGCGCTCGATCACCGGCTTGATCACGACGACGCGGAGGGCAGGGCATGA